A stretch of DNA from Cyanobium sp. AMD-g:
TGCGAGTCCTGGCGGACAACGCCTGGGCCGACATTGATGTGCAGCTGAAGCGGCGCCACGATCTGATTCCCAACCTGGTGGAGACGGTGCGGGGCTACGCCAGCCACGAGCAGGAGAGCTTCCGGACCGTGATCGAAGCCCGCAATGCCGCCGTGGCCGCCCGGGGTCCCCGGGAGCAGCAGCAGGCGGAGCAGGCCCTGGGGGCCTCGCTCGGCCAGCTGTTCGCCCTGGCGGAGGCCTACCCGGCCCTGCGGGCGGTGGAGAGCTTCCAGACCCTGCAGACCAACCTCAGCCAGGTCGAGGAGGCGCTCCAGAGCGCCCGTCGCTACTACAACGCCGTGGTGCGGGATCTCAACACGGCGATCGTCCAGTTCCCCTCCAACCTGGTGGCCGGCGGCTTCGGCATCCGCCCGCGCACCTACTTCGAGCTGGAGAACCTGGCCGAAGCGGCGGTTCCCGCCGTCCGCTTCGATGGCTGAGGGCCCTCCGTCCGCCCGGCTGCGGCGGCGCTGGCGCTGGGCGGCCGGTGGGCTGATTGGCCTGGCCCTGTCGCTGCTGCTCCTGGCCCCCTGGGGGGCCGGCGCCGCCCTCGTCGCCGCCGAGCGCCAGCTGACGCTCACCGATTTCCAGATGCAGGCCGTGGTGGAG
This window harbors:
- a CDS encoding LemA family protein; protein product: MPLLLILVAAVAVGLILIYNRLAQLRVLADNAWADIDVQLKRRHDLIPNLVETVRGYASHEQESFRTVIEARNAAVAARGPREQQQAEQALGASLGQLFALAEAYPALRAVESFQTLQTNLSQVEEALQSARRYYNAVVRDLNTAIVQFPSNLVAGGFGIRPRTYFELENLAEAAVPAVRFDG